GCCCTTTCATTCTCTTTCCAATCTTGAAGTTGAACTTCGGAAGAGTCACCTCTTTTCCAGCAAGAAGATCTTGAAGATGCCTGTTGAAAAGATCTATATCCAGGGCTTCTATGGAATCGAAATCGTAATTTCCATTTTCATCACGGGGTGTCTTTTCTCTGTCCACGAAATAGTCGTCGAGGGATATGGCAACGGGTTTTAGTCCGTTCACCCTGAGTTGCAGTGAGAGTCTCTTTGCGAAGGTGGTCTTTCCAGAGGACGATGGCCCCGCTATCAGAACAAGACGCCTTCTTCTGTCTTTTGCTATCTCGTCTGCTATGTCTGATACCTTTTTCTCGTGCAGTGCCTCGGAAAGGAGCATGAGTTCAGATACTTCTCTTTCACCGTGAGCGATGATGTCGTTGAGATCCGATACGTACTCGATCTCTAAAACACTGAGCCAGCGAGCGTATTCTAGAAACACCCGGGAAAGTTTCGGCATATGTATCGTCGGGAGGTCTCCTGTCTTTGGGTCTGGATGGACAAGGACGATTCCCTGATTGTATGGCTGAACGTCGAAGATGTCTATCCTGCCGGTACTGGGCGGAAGGTATCCGTAGAAATAAGCCCAGAATCCGTCGCAATGATAGAGTTTTACGGTTCGTTTCTTTCTGTATTTGAAAAGCCTCACAGTTTTTTCGAGACCTTCCTTTGAGAGGATTTCTCTTGCCTCATCTTTGTAGAACGTTTTCTTCTCTATGGGAAGGTCTTTTTGTACGAGTTCTTCCATCTTCTCTTTTATGGAGAGCACCTGTTGAGAATCAGGGACTATCAGTCTGTCTTTTTCGTAAATCTCGCAGTAGATGCCTTTCCCAAGAGAGTGAAGAACCTTCAACTTCCAGTTCGGGTTCAGTTTTCTCACTGCCAAACTTGCCAGGAAAACGAGCCCTCTCTGATATATCCTGAGTCCATCCGGATCGGTGAGATCTATGAAATCCAGTTCTCCACTTCTGTCAGGTGTTCTGAAAAGTTCCACTATCCGGTTGTTCACTTTCGCTGCGAGTATTCTGTACTTGAAGTACTTTTGATATTCTTCGGCCAGTTGAAAGAGATTTTCCCCCTCTTCAAGGACGATCTCTCTGTTGTCCTGTCTGGAGCGAAGAACAACTTTTCGCACACTCGTTTCCCTCCTTGAAAAGACACACCCGCGGTGGTAAAATTATAGCACGGAAAGGGTTGGGGCGTGGCCAAGCGGTAAGGCGGCGGACTTTGGATCCGCGATCGGTGGTTCGAATCCACCCGCCCCAGCCAGGGAAAAAGCCCCCGAAGAGGGGGCTTGTTTTGAATAATCAACTTTCATAGTATTCTCTTATCTCTTCGTTGAAAGGAAGGCTGAGTATCTCGTCCAGCACTTTCACGACCTGATCGTACGATTTCGTCCTTGGGTCTCTGATGAGGATCTCCTCGAGTACCTTCTTGTCTCTTGAGATGTACGCCTCCAGATTCCATTCCATCCTCAGGATCCTTGGCCAGAGATAGAAGATCTTGATCCTGTGTGTGAGATCGGGTTCTACCTTCTCTCTGTGTATTCCGCTGCTGTCTACCCAGACCGGAAGTTCCATCACCAGATCATCGGGGAAATCTTTGAGCGCTCCTTGGTTTTCCACGTTCAAAAAGAGCCTCACACGTTTGTTGTTTGCTATCGCGTTTATGAAAGGTATGTGCTGTTCTCCGCTGAGTTTCCCCTTTGGGAAGATCTCGGGATATTCCTCTGTGATCTTCAAGTGTGGATTTTTCTGGACCTCCTCTGCGAGCTTTATGAGGCGCTCTCTTGCCCTTCTGAGCTGCTCGTGGAACTTCGGTCTTTCCACTTCGTTGTCTATTCCACCGAACTTTCCGAACCACTTTTTCTTCGTCTCAAGGTTGTAGTGATACTTCCAGGTGCCGTTCCTCACCGTGTCTCCTATTGGGAGCATCCCGTAGAACCTGTACATGTCCATTGCAGCAGGGGACATCTGTGTGTCCCATGGATTTTTCGGCTCCCACTTCGGAAGTTTTTCCTCGATCCATTCATCGAGAAGTGGATATGCATCTTCTCCTTTGTATTTGAATCTGTTCAACCAAATTCCGTGATTCACACCGGCGACCTGCCAGTCCACTTCCTCGGGATCGAGGCCGAGTCTTTCAAAGACCTCGTAAACCCCGGCAACACCGTGGCAGAACCCCACGATGTTTGCACCCGTCCATCTTCTCACTGCCTGTGTGATCTCAAAAACGGGATTGGCGGTCTGCATAAGATACGCCTTCGGTGCTATC
This genomic window from Thermotoga sp. SG1 contains:
- a CDS encoding nucleoside kinase → MRKVVLRSRQDNREIVLEEGENLFQLAEEYQKYFKYRILAAKVNNRIVELFRTPDRSGELDFIDLTDPDGLRIYQRGLVFLASLAVRKLNPNWKLKVLHSLGKGIYCEIYEKDRLIVPDSQQVLSIKEKMEELVQKDLPIEKKTFYKDEAREILSKEGLEKTVRLFKYRKKRTVKLYHCDGFWAYFYGYLPPSTGRIDIFDVQPYNQGIVLVHPDPKTGDLPTIHMPKLSRVFLEYARWLSVLEIEYVSDLNDIIAHGEREVSELMLLSEALHEKKVSDIADEIAKDRRRRLVLIAGPSSSGKTTFAKRLSLQLRVNGLKPVAISLDDYFVDREKTPRDENGNYDFDSIEALDIDLFNRHLQDLLAGKEVTLPKFNFKIGKRMKGPTLKLEKDNIIIVEGIHGLNEQLTASIPREQKFKIYVSALTHLNIDDHNRVTTTDTRLLRRIVRDYKFRGHTAYDTLKMWPNVRRGEERNIFPYQEEADTMFNSALVYEIPVLRIFAEPLLVQVPEDTPEYSEALRLLKLLDFFLPITNIEDIPDKSILREFIGRSIFKY
- the aglA gene encoding alpha-glucosidase AglA, whose translation is MKISIVGAGSVRFALQLVGDIAQTEELSRKDTHIYLMDVHEKRLNASYILARKYVEELNSPVKVVKTENLDEAIDGADFIINTAYPYDPRYHDSGSQRWDEVTKVGEKHGYYRGIDSQELNMVSTYTYILSSYPDVKLALEIAEKMKKIAPKAYLMQTANPVFEITQAVRRWTGANIVGFCHGVAGVYEVFERLGLDPEEVDWQVAGVNHGIWLNRFKYKGEDAYPLLDEWIEEKLPKWEPKNPWDTQMSPAAMDMYRFYGMLPIGDTVRNGTWKYHYNLETKKKWFGKFGGIDNEVERPKFHEQLRRARERLIKLAEEVQKNPHLKITEEYPEIFPKGKLSGEQHIPFINAIANNKRVRLFLNVENQGALKDFPDDLVMELPVWVDSSGIHREKVEPDLTHRIKIFYLWPRILRMEWNLEAYISRDKKVLEEILIRDPRTKSYDQVVKVLDEILSLPFNEEIREYYES